A region from the Acinonyx jubatus isolate Ajub_Pintada_27869175 chromosome C2, VMU_Ajub_asm_v1.0, whole genome shotgun sequence genome encodes:
- the DNAJC28 gene encoding dnaJ homolog subfamily C member 28, whose protein sequence is MNTVCVIMAHILRSHLINASMVPNRMKMPPYLGVIRNRMMSTQKSKKKMRDYYRLLNLDEGCSADDVREAFHKLAKQYHPDGGSSTADSATFIQIEEAYRKVLSHVVAQANAGQNKVEEAEEEEEKFKYKTPQHRHYLSFEGIGFGSPSQREKQYRQFRADRATEQVMEYQKQKLQSQYFIDSVIVKDVRQSKEQKITQAIERLVEDLIQESMAKGDFDNLSGKGKPLKKFSGCSYIDPMTHNLNRILIDNGYQPEWILMQKEIKDTIDQLREAILVSRKKLGNPMTPTEQKQWNQVCEQFHENIRKLNKRINDFNLIVPLLSRQKVHFDAQKEIARAQEIYEALIKTKEVTDKNPNNTDQGEGEKIPGVKTGFFNWMNVWKFIKI, encoded by the coding sequence ATGAACACAGTGTGTGTAATAATGGCTCACATCTTAAGATCTCATCTGATAAATGCTTCAATGGTACCGAATCGAATGAAAATGCCTCCATATCTTGGTGTCATTAGAAACAGAATGATGTCAACTCAGAAATCCAAAAAGAAGATGAGAGACTATTACAGGTTGCTGAATCTGGATGAAGGATGCTCTGCAGATGATGTCAGGGAAGCTTTTCATAAGCTTGCCAAGCAATACCACCCAGACGGTGGTTCTAGTACAGCGGATTCAGCAACATTCATACAGATCGAAGAAGCTTATAGGAAGGTGCTTTCCCACGTGGTAGCACAAGCAAATGCCGGACAGAATAAagttgaagaagcagaggaagaggaagaaaagttcaAATATAAAACACCCCAACACCGACATTATTTAAGTTTTGAAGGTATTGGTTTCGGAAGTCCCAGTCAACGAGAGAAGCAATATAGGCAATTTAGAGCAGACCGTGCAACTGAACAAGTGATGGAATATCAGAAGCAGAAATTACAAAGCCAGTATTTCATTGATAGCGTAATTGTTAAAGATGTAAGACAGAGTAAAGAACAAAAGATAACTCAGGCTATTGAGCGTTTAGTAGAGGATCTCATTCAGGAATCAATGGCAAAAGGAGACTTTGACAATCTCAGTGGGAAGGGAAAACCTCTAAAAAAATTTTCTGGCTGTTCATATATTGATCCCATGACTCACAACCTGAACAGAATATTGATAGATAATGGATACCAACCAGAATGGATCCTCatgcaaaaggaaataaaggataCTATCGATCAACTCAGAGAGGCAATTTTAGTGTCAAGGAAAAAACTTGGGAATCCAATGACACCAACTGAACAGAAACAGTGGAACCAAGTTTGTGAGCAGTTTCACGAAAACATCAGGAAACTGAACAAGCgaattaatgattttaatttaattgttccCCTCTTGAGCAGGCAAAAAGTCCATTTTGATGCACAGAAAGAAATTGCCAGAGCCCAGGAAATATATGAAGcccttataaaaacaaaagaagtcacagataaaaacccaaacaacactgatcagggagaaggggagaaaataccTGGAGTCAAGACAGGCTTTTTTAACTGGATGAATGTGTGGAAATTTATTAAAATCTGA